In the Profundibacter amoris genome, GGAACGGGGCCATGTCGCGGTTGGTCTGGTCACCGAATACGCCCCGTCACTGGTGCGCCGCATTATGCTGGCAATGGCCGACGGGGTGGTTTTGATCGTTGCGCTGATCCTGTTCTGGAAAGGGCTGGAAGTGACGCTCGAGGCCTGGCACGGCGACTGGACAAGTGACTCGATATACGAATTCCCGATGTGGGTCCCTTATGCCTCGATGCCCATCGGGTTTGGCCTGCTGGCGCTGCAATCCGTTGCCTGCATGATCAAGGTCTGGCGCGACGAAGATACCGCCCTGATCGGAGGGATCTAAGCCATGGAACCCGGATCAATCGGCCTGCTGATCGGCCTTGCCCTTTTCGTCCTGCTGGCGCTGCGCGTGCCTGTCGCCTTTGCGCTGGCCTTCACCGGCATCATGTTTCCCGTCATGTTCAAGGGTACCCTGTCGATATCGTCACTTGGCGAAGCCTTCTTTGCCAATCTGGCCGAATTCACCCTGCTGTCCATCCCGATGTTCATCGTCATGGGGGCCGCAGTCGCCGCATCACCGGCAGGCAAAGACCTGTACGAAGCGCTGGATCGCTGGCTGAACCGTGTGCCGGGCGGGTTGATCATATCCAATATCGGGGCCTGTTCGATCTTTGCCGCCCTGTCGGGGTCATCGCCAGCCACCTGCGCCGCAATCGGTAAAATGGGCATCCCCGAAATGCGCGAACGCGGTTACCCCGACGGGGTGGCCACAGGCTCGATCGCGGCGGGGGGCACGCTGGGCATCCTGATCCCGCCCTCGATCACCATGATCGTCTATGGCATCGCCACCCAGACCTCTATCGGGCGGTTGTTTCTGGCCGGATTGTTGCCGGGTCTGATGCTGACCCTTTTGTTCATGGGATGGTCGCTTTTCGCGGCGCACCGGGCCGGATACAGTTTTGCCAAAGGGCGCACCGTCAGTTGGCGCGACCGCTTTATCATCCTGCCGCGCGTTTTGCCGTTTCTGGCCATTATCGTTGGCGTTCTGTGGGTGCTATACGGCGGTGTCGCTACCCCGTCCGAGGCCGCCGGTGTGGGGGCTGCCTTTTGCGTGATACTGGCCGTGGTGATCTATCGCCTCTGGCAACCGCGCCACCTGTGGAAAATCCTGTCCACCTCGATGAAAGAAAGCGTGATGATCCTGATGATCATCGCCTGTTCGGCCGTATTCTCGCAAATGCTGTCGCAATTCTACATCACCCAGACAGTGGCCCAGTCCATCGCTGCCGCAGACCTCAGCCCCTGGACACTGATGTTAACCATCAACCTGTTCCTTCTGGTCGCCGGTTTCTTTTTGCCACCGGTTGCGGTGATCCTGATGACCGCCCCGATCCTGCTGCCAATCGTCACGCAGGCAGGGTTTGACCCCTACTGGTTTGCCGTGGTTTTCACCATCAACATGGAAATCGGCCTGATCACACCGCCCGTCGGCCTGAACCTGTATGTGATCAACGGGATCGTGCCCGATGTGCCATTGTCAACGATCCTGAAGGGCGCGCTGCCCTATATGCTGTGCATGGTTCTGGCGATCGTCCTGCTGTTCATTTTTCCGCAAATCGCCACATGGCTGCCCGATATGTGGATGGGGACGGCGCTGTGAATTGCCAAATGCCCGTCCGTTTCTATTGACCACGGATCAGGGCTGGACAAGCCCACTGGAAACGGCAATAAAGCCAGCGGATCGGTAAAGGGGCTGAATCAGCAAACTAACACCCCGCACCGACCAACGGCAAAACCAGGCTAACATCTTGGTTTTACACCACAAAGGCGAGTTGGC is a window encoding:
- a CDS encoding TRAP transporter large permease, which produces MEPGSIGLLIGLALFVLLALRVPVAFALAFTGIMFPVMFKGTLSISSLGEAFFANLAEFTLLSIPMFIVMGAAVAASPAGKDLYEALDRWLNRVPGGLIISNIGACSIFAALSGSSPATCAAIGKMGIPEMRERGYPDGVATGSIAAGGTLGILIPPSITMIVYGIATQTSIGRLFLAGLLPGLMLTLLFMGWSLFAAHRAGYSFAKGRTVSWRDRFIILPRVLPFLAIIVGVLWVLYGGVATPSEAAGVGAAFCVILAVVIYRLWQPRHLWKILSTSMKESVMILMIIACSAVFSQMLSQFYITQTVAQSIAAADLSPWTLMLTINLFLLVAGFFLPPVAVILMTAPILLPIVTQAGFDPYWFAVVFTINMEIGLITPPVGLNLYVINGIVPDVPLSTILKGALPYMLCMVLAIVLLFIFPQIATWLPDMWMGTAL
- a CDS encoding TRAP transporter small permease, producing MSVVAGVIASLLIGVAIVIVCQMVFIRYVLVGSAAWQTEVVTFSLVAATLLGSSWVLKERGHVAVGLVTEYAPSLVRRIMLAMADGVVLIVALILFWKGLEVTLEAWHGDWTSDSIYEFPMWVPYASMPIGFGLLALQSVACMIKVWRDEDTALIGGI